In the Sediminibacter sp. Hel_I_10 genome, one interval contains:
- a CDS encoding outer membrane beta-barrel protein, translating to MKYYFTLFLLCATWLSIAQYNGKIGLTLGATNYITDTNLLSSKSGKGFTFGVMSISEFNENFTFVLEMNYNQHSVKLIGRENELADPEDVKFNLQEFSLPLTFNWFFHEANYFKFGVNAGPSLHFGHEFKLVDDAKSSYVLDPLYASPDNLRFDTYNEKVSFNVFAAVGLCVQYDEIIMANLKYYRSITDPYRQAPIVGTRDEITGQDSYFAFAVTYFFL from the coding sequence ATGAAATATTATTTTACCCTTTTTCTCTTATGCGCTACATGGCTATCAATTGCACAATACAATGGTAAGATCGGTCTAACATTAGGCGCTACAAACTATATCACAGATACCAATCTATTATCTTCTAAATCTGGTAAAGGATTTACCTTTGGGGTCATGAGTATTTCGGAGTTTAATGAAAATTTTACTTTTGTCTTAGAAATGAACTACAATCAACATTCGGTCAAACTGATTGGAAGGGAAAATGAGCTAGCAGATCCTGAAGATGTAAAATTTAATCTTCAAGAATTTAGTCTTCCACTAACATTCAACTGGTTTTTTCATGAAGCTAATTACTTTAAATTTGGAGTTAATGCTGGTCCATCATTACATTTTGGTCATGAATTTAAATTGGTTGACGATGCCAAATCAAGTTATGTTCTAGACCCACTCTATGCGTCACCTGATAACCTAAGATTCGATACTTATAATGAAAAAGTTTCTTTTAATGTTTTCGCTGCCGTAGGTTTATGTGTTCAATATGATGAGATCATCATGGCCAATCTTAAGTATTATCGCAGCATAACAGACCCCTATAGACAAGCTCCTATTGTTGGTACCAGGGATGAAATTACGGGACAAGATTCTTACTTTGCCTTTGCAGTGACTTACTTCTTTTTATAA
- a CDS encoding ribonucleoside-diphosphate reductase subunit alpha encodes MYVLKRDGRKEPMMFDKITARVRKLCYGLNELVDPVKVAMRVIEGLYDGVTTSELDNLAAEIAATLTTAHPDYAKLAARISVSNLHKNTKKTFSEVMHDLYTYVNPRTGKEAPLLSDEVYKVIMDNKEKLDSTIIYNRDFSYDYFGFKTLERSYLLKINGEIAERPQHMLMRVSIGIHLNDLEGAIETYELMSKKYFTHATPTLFNSGTPKPQMSSCFLLTMKDDSIDGIYDTLKQTAKISQSAGGIGLAIHNVRATGSYIAGTNGTSNGIVPMLKVFNDTARYVDQGGGKRKGSFAIYVETWHADIFDFLDLKKNHGKEEMRARDLFYAMWISDLFMKRVQDNGEWTLMCPNECPGLPEAHSEEFEALYLKYEAEGKGRKTIKARELWEKILESQIETGTPYMLYKDAANRKSNQKNLGTIRSSNLCTEIMEYTSPDEVAVCNLASIALPMFVKNGAFDHKELYKITKRVTKNLNRVIDRNYYPVKEAENSNFRHRPVGLGVQGLADAFINLRLPFTSDEAKKLNQEIFETLYFAAVTASMEEAKADGPYQSYEGSPISQGEFQHNLWGIKDEELSGRWDWEKLRGEIKKHGVRNSLLVAPMPTASTSQILGNNECFEPYTSNIYTRRVLSGEFIVVNKHLLEDLVELGLWNDGLKQDIMRANGSIQGIESIPQDIKELYKTVWELSMKDIIDMSRHRGYFIDQSQSLNLFMEGATMAKLTSMHFYAWKSGLKTGMYYLRTKSAVDAIKFTLDYKKKEMPLAEVVKVAELEDTVVATKQQEHAAKTAEKFASKKPSSVDVDVEPMSAEEMKALIAQAKDAEGDDCLMCGS; translated from the coding sequence ATGTATGTATTAAAAAGAGACGGCAGAAAAGAGCCAATGATGTTCGATAAGATTACGGCTAGAGTTCGTAAACTTTGTTATGGACTTAATGAATTGGTAGATCCTGTAAAAGTTGCCATGAGAGTTATTGAAGGGCTTTATGATGGTGTCACTACTAGTGAGTTAGATAACTTAGCGGCAGAGATTGCTGCAACTTTAACAACAGCTCACCCAGATTACGCAAAACTTGCAGCACGTATCTCTGTTTCAAATTTACACAAGAATACTAAAAAGACCTTTAGCGAGGTCATGCATGATCTTTACACATACGTTAATCCAAGAACGGGTAAGGAAGCACCATTATTATCTGATGAGGTTTACAAAGTCATCATGGATAATAAGGAAAAATTAGATTCTACCATTATTTATAATCGTGATTTTAGTTATGATTATTTTGGGTTTAAAACTCTAGAGCGTTCCTATTTACTAAAGATTAATGGTGAAATTGCAGAACGTCCGCAGCACATGCTTATGAGAGTGTCTATTGGGATCCATCTTAATGACTTAGAAGGAGCCATAGAGACTTATGAACTCATGTCTAAAAAATATTTTACACACGCCACGCCAACACTTTTTAATTCAGGAACACCAAAACCACAAATGTCTTCATGTTTCCTGTTGACCATGAAAGATGATAGTATTGATGGTATTTATGACACGTTAAAACAAACCGCTAAAATCTCACAATCTGCAGGTGGTATTGGCTTAGCTATACACAATGTTAGAGCCACTGGAAGCTATATTGCAGGTACAAATGGCACCTCTAACGGGATTGTACCAATGCTAAAAGTGTTTAATGATACGGCGCGTTATGTAGATCAAGGAGGGGGTAAGCGTAAAGGAAGTTTTGCGATTTACGTAGAAACTTGGCATGCTGATATTTTTGATTTCTTGGATCTTAAAAAGAACCACGGAAAGGAGGAAATGAGAGCAAGAGATTTGTTTTATGCCATGTGGATTTCTGATTTGTTCATGAAACGTGTTCAAGATAATGGTGAGTGGACCTTAATGTGCCCTAACGAATGCCCAGGATTGCCTGAAGCGCATAGTGAAGAGTTTGAAGCCTTATACTTAAAGTATGAAGCTGAAGGCAAGGGGAGAAAAACCATTAAAGCACGTGAGCTTTGGGAAAAAATTCTAGAATCCCAGATAGAAACAGGAACGCCTTACATGTTGTACAAGGATGCGGCAAACCGTAAGTCTAACCAAAAGAATTTAGGAACCATCCGCTCTTCAAATCTTTGTACTGAGATTATGGAGTACACGTCACCAGATGAGGTAGCGGTATGTAACTTAGCGTCTATTGCATTGCCAATGTTTGTGAAGAACGGAGCATTTGATCATAAAGAACTTTATAAAATTACCAAACGCGTCACAAAAAACCTTAACCGTGTAATTGATAGAAATTACTACCCGGTTAAAGAAGCCGAAAACTCTAATTTTCGTCACAGACCAGTTGGATTGGGTGTACAAGGATTGGCAGATGCCTTTATCAATCTAAGATTACCTTTTACAAGTGACGAGGCTAAAAAATTGAATCAAGAAATCTTTGAAACGCTTTATTTTGCTGCCGTTACTGCGAGTATGGAAGAAGCTAAGGCAGACGGTCCTTACCAAAGTTATGAAGGCTCACCAATTAGCCAAGGAGAATTTCAACATAATCTTTGGGGAATTAAGGATGAAGAGCTTAGTGGCCGATGGGATTGGGAAAAGCTTAGAGGTGAGATTAAAAAACATGGCGTACGTAACTCGTTGTTAGTAGCACCTATGCCTACTGCATCTACGTCGCAGATTCTAGGAAATAACGAATGTTTTGAGCCATACACCTCCAACATCTATACCCGTCGTGTATTATCTGGAGAGTTTATTGTAGTAAACAAGCATTTATTAGAAGACTTAGTAGAATTAGGACTTTGGAATGATGGTTTAAAACAAGACATTATGAGAGCTAACGGTTCTATTCAAGGTATTGAATCCATTCCACAGGATATTAAAGAGCTTTATAAAACAGTTTGGGAGCTTAGTATGAAGGATATTATTGATATGTCCCGTCATAGAGGTTATTTTATTGACCAGTCACAATCCCTAAACTTATTTATGGAAGGTGCTACCATGGCCAAATTGACGTCTATGCATTTCTACGCTTGGAAGAGCGGATTAAAAACAGGGATGTATTATCTAAGAACGAAGAGTGCCGTAGATGCTATTAAGTTTACCTTAGATTATAAAAAGAAGGAAATGCCTTTAGCAGAAGTTGTTAAAGTTGCAGAACTGGAAGATACCGTCGTTGCTACTAAACAACAAGAGCACGCAGCTAAGACGGCCGAAAAATTTGCAAGTAAAAAACCATCATCAGTAGATGTTGATGTAGAACCTATGAGCGCAGAAGAGATGAAAGCATTAATTGCTCAAGCTAAGGACGCCGAAGGTGATGATTGCTTAATGTGCGGGTCTTAA
- a CDS encoding RDD family protein: MNTSSVTVSSEVLASKGKRFLNYIIDYVVQLSLVALFGIAVALMAELSGNYTLYDIVVESENSALDYLIGFIILLIYYIIIETFTARSIGKYITQTMIVLEDGSKPSFTDILKRSFSRIIPFEQFSFLGEDARGWHDSISNTYVVDLKKYNEKKIAEDQIEEIAQIGTITP; the protein is encoded by the coding sequence ATGAATACATCTTCCGTAACAGTTTCTTCCGAAGTTTTAGCCAGTAAAGGCAAACGTTTTCTCAATTATATTATAGACTATGTCGTGCAATTGTCATTAGTAGCACTTTTTGGTATTGCAGTCGCACTTATGGCAGAGCTTAGCGGCAATTATACACTATATGATATTGTTGTAGAGTCTGAGAATAGCGCCTTAGACTATTTGATAGGTTTTATCATCCTCCTTATTTACTACATCATTATAGAAACGTTTACAGCACGATCTATTGGTAAATACATTACCCAGACCATGATTGTTCTAGAAGATGGCTCTAAGCCTTCATTTACAGATATTCTGAAACGGTCATTTTCTAGAATTATCCCTTTTGAGCAATTTTCATTTCTAGGAGAAGATGCACGTGGCTGGCATGATTCTATATCAAATACCTACGTTGTAGACCTTAAGAAGTACAACGAGAAAAAAATTGCAGAAGACCAAATAGAGGAAATAGCCCAAATAGGTACGATAACGCCTTAG
- a CDS encoding inorganic phosphate transporter, producing MDNIYIYMLIALAFLAVADLVVGVSNDAVNFLNSAIGSKAISFKTIMIVASLGVALGALSSSGMMEVARKGIFNPGEFMFDEIMIIFTAVMITDILLLDFFNTLGLPTSTTVSIVFELLGASVCIAILKISADDSQSLLHLGEYINNSKALEIILGILLSVVIAFSIGAIIQFFARLLLSFNFQNKPSWYGAIFSGIAVSSILYFILVKGVKNATFMPDTLKDLVSSSPFQVIGVSFLLFTVISYLIIKFTKNNIYTIIIIIGTFALAVAFAGNDLVNFIGVPIAAFNSYEAWSASGVLPSNYAMVALNQPVGTKPILLLIAGLIMVLTLWFSSKAKAVVKTSVDLSRQDNVKERFEPNFLSRSIVRLSMTASEKFNSLLTPGSKRFIDKQFAKPVQALKTKSEDMPAFDLVRAAVNLMVASILISLATSMKLPLSTTYVTFMVAMGTSLADRAWGSESAVYRVAGVLNVIGGWFFTALSAFVAAAIMAIVLYYGRVYALTGLLILAIVLLIKNYLSHKKQSREQKEADSLERSESSSTQGVIIESAKNISNVVKRGNKIYSSAINGLATQDLKALKKNKKNITKLSNEIDDLRDNIFYFIKNLEEPSLAASNFYINILSFLQDMAQSLDYISSVSYKHIHNNHKKLKFTQIKELQEIDAVMETLFGDIKSAFASNSFTEIGTILAEKKSIINLVTEKIQKQVERTRSEESSPKNTTLYFSMLLETKDLLNATMNLLEEYHSAHDEKVAPARLPGSADPSLEEE from the coding sequence ATGGATAACATATATATCTACATGCTGATTGCGCTGGCATTTTTAGCCGTTGCAGATCTTGTAGTTGGTGTGAGTAACGACGCTGTTAACTTCTTAAACTCTGCCATTGGTTCAAAAGCCATTTCATTTAAAACCATAATGATTGTTGCCAGTTTAGGGGTTGCCTTAGGAGCACTATCCTCAAGCGGTATGATGGAAGTGGCACGAAAGGGCATCTTTAATCCTGGAGAGTTCATGTTCGATGAGATCATGATCATCTTTACGGCGGTCATGATTACAGATATATTACTGTTAGATTTTTTCAATACGCTTGGTCTCCCTACATCAACAACTGTCTCTATTGTTTTTGAATTGTTAGGGGCTTCTGTTTGTATTGCCATCTTAAAGATTTCTGCAGACGACTCACAAAGTTTGCTGCATTTAGGAGAATATATCAACAACTCTAAGGCCTTAGAGATTATTCTTGGCATTCTATTGTCTGTAGTCATTGCGTTTAGTATTGGGGCCATTATTCAATTTTTTGCACGACTCTTATTGAGTTTTAACTTTCAGAATAAGCCTTCATGGTACGGTGCTATTTTTAGCGGTATTGCCGTAAGCTCCATTTTATATTTCATTTTGGTTAAGGGTGTGAAAAATGCCACTTTTATGCCAGACACTCTCAAGGATTTAGTGTCTAGCAGCCCATTTCAAGTAATTGGTGTAAGCTTCTTATTATTTACGGTCATCTCTTATCTCATTATAAAGTTTACTAAAAATAACATTTATACCATTATCATTATTATAGGCACCTTTGCCTTGGCTGTGGCTTTTGCAGGTAATGACCTGGTTAATTTTATTGGTGTACCAATCGCGGCCTTCAACTCTTATGAAGCTTGGTCTGCTAGTGGTGTTTTACCCTCAAACTATGCCATGGTTGCCCTAAATCAGCCCGTTGGGACAAAACCCATTTTATTGCTCATTGCTGGGTTGATCATGGTGTTAACGCTGTGGTTTTCTAGTAAGGCTAAAGCAGTTGTAAAAACATCGGTTGACTTATCTCGTCAAGACAATGTCAAAGAGCGTTTTGAACCTAATTTTTTGTCTAGAAGTATCGTAAGATTAAGTATGACAGCTTCAGAGAAATTCAACAGTCTGCTAACACCAGGATCCAAGCGTTTTATTGATAAACAATTTGCAAAACCAGTGCAGGCCTTAAAAACCAAATCTGAAGATATGCCAGCATTTGACCTTGTGCGTGCTGCTGTTAACTTAATGGTGGCAAGTATTCTGATTTCGCTTGCAACCTCCATGAAATTACCGTTATCAACTACCTATGTGACCTTCATGGTAGCTATGGGAACTTCTTTAGCCGATCGTGCTTGGGGCAGTGAAAGTGCTGTGTACCGAGTTGCTGGTGTACTTAATGTAATAGGCGGCTGGTTTTTTACAGCATTAAGTGCATTTGTTGCCGCAGCCATTATGGCCATTGTATTATACTACGGAAGAGTTTATGCCCTTACAGGCCTATTGATCTTAGCTATTGTACTTTTGATAAAAAATTATCTCAGTCATAAAAAACAATCTCGAGAACAAAAAGAAGCCGATAGTCTTGAAAGATCAGAAAGCAGTTCTACTCAAGGTGTGATTATAGAGAGTGCTAAAAATATTAGTAATGTTGTTAAAAGAGGGAACAAAATTTACTCTAGTGCCATAAACGGTTTAGCTACTCAAGATTTAAAAGCACTTAAGAAAAACAAGAAGAACATCACTAAGTTATCTAATGAAATTGATGACCTTAGGGACAACATCTTTTATTTCATCAAGAATTTAGAAGAACCCAGTTTAGCGGCCAGTAATTTCTATATTAACATCCTAAGCTTTTTACAGGATATGGCGCAGTCTCTAGACTACATCTCTAGTGTGAGTTATAAGCACATCCATAATAATCATAAAAAACTGAAGTTTACACAAATCAAGGAGCTACAGGAAATTGATGCCGTTATGGAAACACTATTTGGAGATATCAAGTCTGCTTTTGCTTCCAATTCTTTTACTGAAATTGGCACAATCTTGGCCGAAAAGAAATCCATTATCAATTTGGTTACTGAAAAGATCCAGAAACAAGTAGAGCGTACCAGAAGCGAAGAATCGAGTCCAAAAAACACGACCTTATACTTCAGCATGCTGTTAGAGACTAAAGATCTTTTAAATGCAACGATGAATCTTTTAGAAGAGTATCACTCTGCACACGATGAGAAAGTAGCGCCTGCCAGATTACCTGGTTCGGCTGATCCTTCCCTAGAGGAAGAATAG